The following are encoded together in the Planctobacterium marinum genome:
- a CDS encoding lytic transglycosylase domain-containing protein has protein sequence MAGLRMLYRVLFTLLIMGFACATLAYTAHSKGAVKDMVVDEAMRQGFDPALALALAKTESDFDNMAVSHAGAIGVMQIMPATAEREFGVSRHRLYDPKLNISLGIQFLKHLIDVYDGRIDIALSHYNGGSAVRRKDGSLQVIPATRDYVFKVQKQRREYAYLSDFTQLPEVDIAPVASVAANKQTSYSTNRMTYAQQLALDDFGDNGAISSPKSNLYVRFDRDLTQSSDPNLVRIAALQAIRQHNLSRGMLRGFKVSHQDSAVPVSNKQLMGHQQPLQAQSQGASAKQKQVAQWESIFN, from the coding sequence ATGGCTGGTTTAAGGATGCTTTACAGAGTGCTATTTACCCTGTTAATCATGGGGTTTGCCTGCGCGACTTTAGCGTATACCGCTCACAGCAAAGGCGCTGTTAAAGATATGGTGGTAGACGAGGCGATGCGGCAGGGTTTTGATCCGGCATTGGCTTTGGCGCTGGCTAAAACCGAATCTGATTTTGACAACATGGCGGTGAGTCATGCGGGAGCCATAGGTGTGATGCAAATTATGCCAGCCACAGCAGAGCGAGAGTTCGGTGTTTCTCGCCACCGCTTGTATGATCCAAAACTCAACATTAGTTTGGGAATACAATTTTTAAAACACCTTATCGACGTTTACGATGGCCGTATAGATATCGCGCTGAGTCACTACAATGGTGGTTCGGCCGTAAGGCGTAAAGATGGTAGCTTGCAAGTTATTCCGGCAACACGCGATTACGTGTTCAAAGTTCAGAAGCAGCGCCGTGAGTATGCTTATTTGTCAGACTTTACGCAATTACCTGAAGTCGATATCGCTCCGGTTGCGAGTGTGGCAGCCAATAAGCAAACCTCTTATTCAACTAACCGCATGACCTATGCACAACAATTGGCACTGGATGACTTTGGTGATAATGGCGCGATTAGCTCACCAAAATCGAACTTATATGTTCGATTCGATAGGGACCTTACTCAAAGTTCAGACCCTAACCTGGTTCGCATTGCGGCCTTACAAGCTATACGGCAACATAATTTGTCCAGGGGAATGTTACGAGGTTTTAAAGTGAGCCACCAGGACAGCGCCGTACCGGTAAGCAATAAACAACTCATGGGGCATCAACAACCATTACAAGCACAGTCCCAAGGCGCAAGCGCTAAGCAAAAACAGGTGGCTCAATGGGAGTCGATATTTAACTAA